Below is a genomic region from Triticum dicoccoides isolate Atlit2015 ecotype Zavitan chromosome 5A, WEW_v2.0, whole genome shotgun sequence.
catttgatatcaatgcatacttagtatagatctgatgcttgcgagtactttggatgagtactcacggttgctttgcttccccttttcccccttctttcttctttccggttgttgcaaccagatggtggatcccaggagccagatgccaccccagtcgactactactactacccagagggtgcctactacgtggagaccgccgacgaccaggagtagttaggaggtcccaggcaggaggccttgcctcttcgatcattgttgttttgtgcttgccttcttaaggcagtcttgtttaacttatgtctgtacccagatattgttgcttccgctgactcttgtgtatcgagctatgtattcgagccctcgaggcccgtggcttgtaatataaagtttctattattttatttgtgtctagagttgtgttgtgatttcTTCCCGTGAGTCTTTAATcttaatcgtacacatttgcgtgtatgattagtgtacgattgaatcggaggCATCACAATGGCTATAGAGCTGCAGGGAGAATAGAGAAGCAAAGGAAAAGCGGCGAGAAAGCAACGGAAAAGCCATGCATGGAGCAGGATGATTGATCGTCACGCTGCAACGGAGGCCGCCAAGAAAATTAAGCTGCTGCTAACGCGTAGACATAGCTTAGGGGAGACAGTGGGATCCCACTCTAGTCCTTTATGGCCTAGTTGGAATACTTTCTTGTAGTGCCTACTCCACATGCATATGCTCAAATTGTTCTCTCCAAATGCTATCTTCGTTTAACACGCTTTGGACAACCTAATAAAGTTTGATCATGGCATTAGCAAATTAAGCTGCACTCTTAGTTGCATGCTCGTTTCATGACTATAAATACACCCTTTGGGACTTAGGAGCCCCATGGTCAATCACCCTCTCAATTCTCAAACCGGGCTTGGCTGACCCCTGGGGCTCAGTGATCTACTCATGCAAAGCCTGAGAGAGTACGATTCCTTAATTAGTTGTTGCCCTTGGCATAGACCACCTCTCAGCAACAAAGATGAAGATCACCAACGCCCGGGCGCTCCTCAAGAAGGCAGCAGCTATGTGCAAGAGCAAGACCAGTGTCCTCACGGCCAGGCTCCTCATCCTCGCCTCCGTCCATCGCAGGTTGGCCACGGTCGGCGCCATTTCTCACAGGATCCATGCCCTCATTGTGGCTGACCGGGAGAAGGGTGCCAAAGTGGACTACCACAAGGCTCTCATGCTCCCCAAGGTTGAGAAGCCAAAGTACCAAGTCGGTGAGATGGTGGATCCGTCCCACCATCTAACATTGTTTGATCAAGAGGACGGTGTTGGTGGCTGCCCTGACTGGACACTGCACCCCATCTTCAGCGACGATGACGATTTCTGTTACACTGATGAGTAtggcagtgatgatgatgatggagatgatcccTCAGTGATGACTGCAATAAGGAGCAACCAGGAGGCTGATTTGGAATTCAATATGGACGACGATATTGACCTGGCTGCCGAAATGTTCATCAGAAGGTTCCGTGAGCAGATGGACGAGAACTTCTCGTGATGTTGTGTTCCATATATACCATGCATGGTAGCGCACATAGCTACTGCTAACAAAGTGACGGTAGCATTGATGAGAGTGAGATCGATAATGTAGATAGGCCGGGGACATTTGTGTCCATACCCAAGGATATGAGATTTTGCGGGTGTCCACAAGTTAGAAGTTTTTGATAGATACCTACCTCGTAAAATTTGTACTTATAACTGTAAGTGTGTCTCAAACGAAAGAAAAAACATTATATGAATTTTTTGGATTCCAAATCTTTTTCTGAATTGTTTGAACTAACTCTAACGGTCctctccccccccccaccccctaTACTTTGCTTAGCCGGCTTCCACCAAACGCCATCTTCTTGCCCACTACCCCGCCCTTCCAAAGTTCTCGTTATCGACAAGGACACCTAGGTTGCTAACCAGTCTTGGAGGGTATGGCCCACCACATTGCAGGTATTTGGTAAGCTCTGGCTCTCAGTCCCTTGGTATCTCTTGCGAACCAAGAATCATAACACTAAATTAAGTAGTTGCCCGCATTGGAAGAGTAGAGCAAATTAGTAGAAggcttcatattgataaaagatatAGAATGAACACCCACAAAAAGAGTTTGTGTCTCAGTTAGCAGTCTAGTAAAACTAATTTTGTAAGCctgaaaaagaaggaaaaaaacacAAACTCCGTACCCATGGCCGTGGCGAAATCCGAACAAAGCTGAAAGTGTGGCTTTATTTTGATGAAATACAAGATTCTTTTCGTAAACATTGTGGAAATCACGAGATTGTGGCCATCTCTTCTCTCTCCCGGCTagagaggcatgggtgcacctgatGCATAGATTCACCCTTGCAATACATGTGTTCTCTCCCGACCAAGATTTTGGCTACCTGATCCCACTTTTTTTCTCGAGGGGGAGCAAGATTCTCGATTACAGTAGTAACCACAAAATTCCAGGTATATCCCGATCAAAAGATTTCAAACAAAATTTGGATGCCTTTTTGTAACTTTGTTAGAGAGGTGTTGAATTTTCAATATACAAACATATAGTTGTGCACTTAGCACTGATGTCGCCTCTCTGTTGAACCTGTGTTGCAAGGTGGCCCTTCCGAAAACCAGCACCTGCTTATTCTTTTTTCGTATTACCAtactaaaaagaaaacaaaaatgcgAGGCTGGGACTCGAATATGCAAGTTTAAATACATTTGATGCTCAATTTATCTATACGTGaatgttcaaattcaaaatttccaAAACATTTGTTATTTTTTCTCCATTACGTGTGTTTATTGAGGGGTGGCAAGAAACACAGTTATGGCCGGGCGGTAACCGAATTGTGGGGCAAGGACAAAATCGCCGGATTCAAAAGGTTGGGACAATTAGCACCCCTTGCGCATTCCAAGCATCACTGTTCCAACACACAAGGCGGTCGGTGCCCGGCAGAACAAGAATATATTCCCGTGGTTAAATTCCGGAAAGCATATACTCCACCAACACCACGTATGCATGAGACTTGATGTGGTAGTTGTCACAGTACGCCATGTCTAAAACTCCATAATGGTGTTTGAGACTTTTTTTTTTTTGGCTAGTGTGTTTGGGACTTGTGAATGCATGAAAAGAAAAACGGAAACTCCCATCGATCTATCACGGAGATTGCTCCCTTCTACTTTATGCAAGTTGACGGGCGAGCAACAAAGCGGCCGGAGGAGAGGCAAAGCTACGCAGATCCCACGTACAGCAACACAAAGCAGCGGGGAAAACGAAGAAAAATCAGAGACGCGTAGCTGCAACCTTTGGAATTCTGAGCATGAATCACACGGCCGGAGACCCGGCAAGGAAAGCTGTCCGGTCTGCTTGCTTTGGGAAAAATTATTCTAAGCCATCTATCAGCTAGCTTTACCACTTGATTAAAGGAGAGATACTGGCAGTTTGGGACACCAACCCAAAAGGGTCAATCCTAGCCCTGGGACAGGTGCCTTTTGTGACTTAATTGGAATACATACTTCCCCATAAGTTCCTTGCTTAGTTCCACTATCAACATTCTTGTAGTGCTCACTCCACATGCCTATTTTTTCTCTCTGGTATATGCTATTGCTAGATGCTTTCACATGCTTTATCACGCGAGGTACCAAAAGTTTGAGCGTGACATCACCAAGGCTAGTTGCAATGTTAATTGCATGCTCAGCTTCTCACTATAAATACACCATGAGAGCTTCAGGACAAAGCCCATGCCTCCTTTCAAGCCAGCTTCTCTCAGCTTCTTTTTCAAGCCTGAGGCGTCACAGCTCCTTACTTGCTGCCCTTCATACGAAGCTGATCGGCCACCTCTCAACAACAAAGATGAAGATAGGGAAGGCTCCTgagctcctgaagaaggccgtagcGATGTGCAAGAGCAAGACCACCAGGCTCCTCATCCTCGCCTCGCTCCAGCGCCGCAGGATGTCCATGGGCGTTGTGGTCTCTCGCAAGATCGACGCGCTCATTGTGGCCGACTGGGAGAGAGCAGACCGCCACAAGGCTCTCGCGCTACAAACGGTGGAGAAGAGACCGGTAATCATCCAGGAGAGTGACTTGGAGGCCAATTTCTCTCGTCACTTGGCGATGTTCGGTCAAGAGAATGGTCATGGTGGCTGCCCAGCTAACCGAACACTGCATCCCCTATTCAACAACAACCACGCCAACTACCATTAcactgaagatgatgatgtgctacttgATTCATGCgatcaagatgatgatgatgagctgTCAGTCATGGATCTGATCATGAGCAATGGAGAAGTTGAGGGGATGGAGTTCAACATGGAGGAGGACATTGATCAAGCTGCTGATATGTTCATTAGGAGGTTCCGACAGCGGCTGAATGAGGGATTTTAGGGTCTTATtagcacatgcatgcatgtatcttagaTTAGGGCGTTGTCTTCTTTTTAGGTGCCCAAAAATTAGAAAATTTTGTGGACATCAATATGAATAGGAGTTGAGGCTTGACAAGCAGTTATCCTTATTTGTTAGGTTAATCCAAACAAGTTTGAATTTGGCTAGAAGTGTGCTAGTTGTGTCCGGTTAGGATTAGTAGTGTGATCAGCGTTGCCGGTAATTAAATTAGGAAAGTTATGTACGGCAACACCAAGAGTACTAATCGTACGTGAGTTAGTATATAGATGAGAGTCCTAGTCATAGCTATCCGAGTAGAGCTAGGATGTCATGTCCGTGTACGTGTCGTGTTAGGTTATGGTGGAGTCGGCTACGCGCCATGGTTAGGACCGATAAGGGTTGCGTGAGTTTTGTAACACCGATAacagagagaaaaagagaaaaaaaataaagaggaaaaAGGGCACGATACGAGCCCTTGACTATCAATTTTTGTGTGCGCGTTGTTTGTGTAATTTGATGTGATCGACCCTGTGGGCAATTTTCAACAactggtatctagagcaaggttcgAGTGAAGCTGCGCTTGCCCCGGGGTGGCGACCCTGCTAGCGCCTCGGGGCGGGCAATATAGTCGCTATTGTAGCGACGATGAGGAGCGGGCAATACAGTCGCTGGTGTAGCGACGAAGAGCAGCAGGCGATTTAGTCGCTAGGTGGTGCAGCGATGTGGGTAGTCGAGCGGTTGTCGTTCGGCGGAGAGGCGACGAGAAGGCGGTGGAAGGAGATCGTTGACGGGAGCGGTTGTGCCGAGGTGCGGTGTTAGAAGATCTTGTCAAGATCGTCGTTCGGGGGGAGCGAGGAAGAGGCGGCAAAGTTGCGAGCTGTCGTCAAGGTGTGCACATGAGTTCTTGTAAGGTGCGTCCAAGAGCTCAGGTGTGTGGATCTTCTGCTGCAGTTGAGATGCGTCACTGGCGGAGGAGAATTGCAAGCGAGAGCTGGCGGAAAAAGAAATTCGTGCCTTGCGTTTCCGTTCGTAGTCGTGGTGTTCCGGCGAGTTCATATACGGTGGAGATGAGTTGGACGTATATGACGAGTTGTGTTGCCGCTGGACAGGAGGTGTTGTTTGGTAAGTTGTGTCACCAACGACAACGAGAAAGTGAAGATGTGGCGGGTGAAAAGATGTGTCTCCCCATGCACAAGCAACCGACGAGAAGATGAAGATCAACACGAAGATGGACACGCACCAGTTAAGTTGAGTTTCTGCATGAGACTATGTGTTTAGTCATTTATTTTTGAACAATTTTGTCAACATCTAAGATCCCACCACTATAGGAAAAACCATCTATGCCAAGAATTTGGCAGGTTGCCCAGTGTAAATCCACAAGAACATGGCATACATACAACATGTTTGCTGAGTACTGTGTAAGTTAAACTTGGCAAACAGAAGGTTTGCTTATCTTGTTTATGCCGGCCGGTTGTGGCGCTATGGTTACTTCTTTATATGCTCTATGTgagctttttcttttctttctctatgACTTTAAGACCTTTGTTAAACCTATTTGCTTTATAATAAAGTTGGTTATATGCATCAttctatgcagaggccggggggtCCCCCCTTTCCGAAGAAAAAATTCCCAGGAAAACACCAGGTATAGAGAAAGAGCCCGACAAAGGAAGCAGAAGACACTCAGCAAACAAAAATTTCTCGGTAAATCGTGGGAcacgtgcccccccccccccaagcattTTACGGTTCCATTACACGGATGTTGTTTGCCGAGTGTCCACTAGTGGACACTCGGCTTTCCTTTTTGCATGTGTTTTTAAAATGTTGTAACCCTTTGCCAAGTACCCTATGGAGAACACTTGGCTTATATTTCTGCATCTTTTTTTAAAATGCAGTGATTGTTTGCCGAGTAACAGATATCCAACGACTGGCTCCTCGTCCCTGCCTTGCTCCATTGCAGGAAGGCCATAGTTGGTGCCATCTCTCAAGGAACCATGCCCTTATTGTGGACGGCTAGGAGAAGAGTGCCAAGGTGGACTACCACAGACATTGGTCCGCATGGTCAAGAGCCAGGGGTACCATTGGGATGCATGAGGAtcttgttgacacctgattttggcaagatacagattgcaatgaagatggtctcgagtgaatgagttttcagcataaaaatattcacgtcaccgagtggaaccactttgatgttttggttatattcattcgactttatcttacggaccgaaactatacttcgagtggcatagttcaatgttccgagtggttttttgccaatcacgtcttcaagatgacctcggatgaaggagcactcttaaggaattgtcttcgtctcgtcaaggCAATCGATTtttatatataaatcatctcaatccgagttcatatgcaaaagttagaggcaatatactgcagattgaacctcaacggaaatatggcgcgaggtgccagacacttgtctgataggttgcgcgagtaattcggcaatcaatacggccttgaatcgaaaaaccttcaacatggagaagtttcgtctcgtcgagccgatcgattttcatatatgattcgtctcaatccgagatcatatgaggcctggagagacaaatcaagatcgggctatgttttcagtcggaaatccgagtgaaaagtttaccatccgagtgaaagattacggtcgagtgaaagtttacggtcgagtgaaagtttgctgaccggatgaacttattattatccaagtggaaatatagtcatccgagtgaaaatatgatcatccgagtgaaattgtcgtccaggtgaaaatattctgagtaaaaagattaccatcgggacgaaaacttgccgattgaataagatagtgccttccgagtggaaatatagtcatccgagtgaataagatagtgccttccgagtggaaatatagtcatccgagtggaaatatagtcatccgagtgaaagattgtcttccgagtgaaaaagtccaatcggacgatccgagtgaaagtatctaatatccgagtggatgagctcaagtccgagtgaaattgaacatgtgctcgaaagtttatcaaaatgaccttggatgaagaagtgttcaatacagaagttgtgcgtatcatcaagacagtaaattttgattttggagtcatcatcatcagagataatatatagcctacaaattcacaacgagactcggataattcagtctaccgCAAAACCGAGTCCGAgtggaagataaagatgacctcaaaaagtattcaagatggccttatttgaaaaaatgatcaacatgagagttgttcgtatcgtcgaggcgcacaagtttggtatttgggccgtcttgatcggagatcatatgcaagcccggcggcccgcgcaagaaggaagacagagtttgggccagattcagactgaatccgagttggaatagaattaggactctaggacgtgaattgatgtaatttttcttgtaaggaaagcctagatgaatcctttacttgtacgggaagtccagccacctcttatatatgttgggggtgacggctgattgaacaacacacaatcgaacaaatcaatatactactttttcatctatgttttatctctccaccgtttttctctctcgttcttcgctgttctttgtgtttgagagctgcgaatcccgaggctctaggggcgagcgaatcgacctagggcagcccatagccgccgcaatccctgacggggtccctcccgggtgcgcggggtttcgggtctgcaaaagcgcccgccgactgtcttgtgtatcgcgctgtcggtcgggtctccttcgacgtgagctgcggtgcatcacccctggcatcgtgggtacacgtgacgtgttcatgtgtcaacacactttttggcgactccgctggggaacgaagatcaatcgtcatcatccaccatgtctgatattcccaagccatctgaggtagacgctgataacatcattaagcccagtcttgatgagatatcggccgatcatcgccaagtttatgaggagtacaagaaggcgagcGAGGAAaaggacttgcaggagttccttgctaagttcaagaaggatcgctaaggcaacatcactccgattgaagaaatcaagttccctcctcttcaagccgagcaggttaaaccctctataagtactgccttttctcctgagcagtgggctgagattgaaagtcgtattactgatggtaacaatctagtctatcaaacttttatagaaaatactaatgctcagaagaatatatctcaatcgtctagtggtaataatggtgtagctgctagtgtgcaaaaccctaatctggctttacctattgcatcggcgcctcccgtgccgatgacttattatcctacccaaacaaatcagattgtggttacacccattaatcctattatgagcatgacaggttcggtggcaacgccgaaccaaactctacctacagctacaaccactcgaccactaccaaattatgggtcgacatacatgccacaattcctacccaCAACTAGCAACCCTACTCCTTCTATGCCACTTCCACAAGCtgcatcgtccactatggatgatggtctagctaatcttagagaggagatggctaagatgcttcgagaaaattttggagttgagttacctcggaatcggatttaccaaaagccataccccgagtactttgatgccatccagtgcactctgggatataagattccagattttgttaagttcaatggagagggcacaaaaaccacatgggagcatgttagtcaatatttagcataattgggtgaggcaggctcattgaatgaactgaaagtgcgtttatttcctttatcattaactggtaccgcattttcatcgttttcttctttaccccatggttccattcgggtttggtcgcagctagagcagaaatttcatgatcacttttatagcggcgacaatgaactcaagttatcacatctaacatcggttaaacagaagcatgatgaatcggtctccgattacgtcaagagattcagagaaacaaaaaaccggtgttttagttggtgataaccgagagagacttggcagacctagtgttgagtggtttgagaactcccattagagaaaagctagaaggttatgagttcttaaatatcaaccaagtcttacaaagggctttggctcaggaaagccgaagcaaagatctcaaagaagtgcatagatacaaagccgatcgtccaaagatgaatatggtggaatatgatagtgatcactcggacgatgagggtgatgtttttgctactgaatttgtttggccatctaaggccaaaccctttacttgcaatgatctgaaaccgattcataagaatcgtgatgaagagatgaagtttacttttttaacattgctaagtgtgatagaatatttgatgctttgctgcaggctaagattattagaatatctcatactttaccgccgtttgaagagctaaaacggcgtgcttattgcaagtatcataattctttttctcatgctactaatgattgcaatgtttttcgacgacagatacaatcggccattaatgatggacgattgaacttttctgagatgcaagttgataaacagccttttccaatgaataccatggatttggagggaaagaagctactcattcggccggaggtagccgaatctgctaataaagctaatgtcattgttggtgagcctaggaaagacaaggaggacaacaaggtcttggggagacaggttgtgcttggtaagcaacccgatggcaaggaagtaatcaaaatcaccatcaagaatcctacactcggggggaaaaccgcaagtgcaagaaaatatgcgagttaaatttgtcaaacccaagagtccagaagttggcaagtggaagaggaatgaagctaaagtgcaacgcaagcggatcaagccaacttttgatatgttgctatccaaatatgctaatcagtcagctggtcccagctctaaccggccatcatacctgaagcgaccaaggtcatcatcagctgatatgttcagtc
It encodes:
- the LOC119297629 gene encoding uncharacterized protein LOC119297629, with product MKIGKAPELLKKAVAMCKSKTTRLLILASLQRRRMSMGVVVSRKIDALIVADWERADRHKALALQTVEKRPVIIQESDLEANFSRHLAMFGQENGHGGCPANRTLHPLFNNNHANYHYTEDDDVLLDSCDQDDDDELSVMDLIMSNGEVEGMEFNMEEDIDQAADMFIRRFRQRLNEGF
- the LOC119299761 gene encoding uncharacterized protein LOC119299761, with the protein product MLRNTNPQDSAYSQVRYHLSATKMKITNARALLKKAAAMCKSKTSVLTARLLILASVHRRLATVGAISHRIHALIVADREKGAKVDYHKALMLPKVEKPKYQVGEMVDPSHHLTLFDQEDGVGGCPDWTLHPIFSDDDDFCYTDEYGSDDDDGDDPSVMTAIRSNQEADLEFNMDDDIDLAAEMFIRRFREQMDENFS